The Candidatus Dormiibacterota bacterium DNA segment TCGACGTCGCGGGCCGGAAGCGCGGGCAGCTGTTCCGCGAGGCGCCCGGTGGGAGCCCCGCCACGGACGGGTGCAGGCTCGGGGAAGGTCGCGCCGAGGTCGCCGTAGAGGACGCTCCCTGCCTCGAGGGCATGGCGGTCGGCGAGGTGATGACGGCGAGCGCGCCGGATGTCATCGTGGTGGAGGACGGTCAACTCCCGTTCCAGCCGCGTCGCCAGCGGACCGAGCAGCCGCAGGGCACGGGCGCGGCCGGCGAAGGGGGCGTTCCGTCCGTACACGAGGACCAGGCGCCGCCGGTCGTCCCCGATCAGCTCGACGGCGTCGTCGGCCGCGCCACAGATCGCCGCGAGTCGACCATTGTCGAGCTCGACAGAGGCGAGCCCGACCACGGCTTCGAGCCGCGGTCCCTCGACGGCGGCGTACCGTCCCCGGGCGGCGGCACGGGCCAGCCCCTCGGCAACGAGCACCTCGAGCCCGCGC contains these protein-coding regions:
- a CDS encoding nucleotidyltransferase domain-containing protein — its product is MRLISSMVALEVAVYLHQAGEARLSAIARDLEVPISSCQRGLEVLVAEGLARAAARGRYAAVEGPRLEAVVGLASVELDNGRLAAICGAADDAVELIGDDRRRLVLVYGRNAPFAGRARALRLLGPLATRLERELTVLHHDDIRRARRHHLADRHALEAGSVLYGDLGATFPEPAPVRGGAPTGRLAEQLPALPARDVEALRSRYGLRSLIVFGSAVRTDFRPDSDVDVAVVPGDRPLSFFELVALERELEQHLGRDVDLCLLPNAIDEVAQAVAREGVVLGA